Genomic DNA from Ruminococcus sp. OA3:
GTCACTTCCCCTTTTGTAGGTATCATGATTTCCGCCGTGTTCCTTGAATTCAAATCCTGCCTCCTCAAGCTTTTTGATTAAGATTCGTCGCTTCAATATTACCTCCTCCTTATGATTATATTATACGCATTTTATACGTATTTGTCAATGGGATTTGATAATAAATCCAGTTTTAACAGTGAAAAAAGAGCCTGCCCGGAGGCGTGGCCCTTTTTCTTTTTTTAATCATAAGTTGATTTTCATCACAGTGCTGTTGTTGTGTGCAGATAATTTACAGGTATTTAGTTTATTCCCTAATGTACCAGTATTTATCTTTGTTCTCATGCCTTCATTTTCTTCTGTAACTCCACATTTTTTATAAAGTTTTTGAATCTCCTCGCTTGTTATCAGTGCCATAGATATTTCCTCCTATAACGTACAGTAACACAAATTTTTAAAAAATTCAAGCTCCGCTGAAATGGGCTATATATGCTTTGTTATCGTGATTTTCAATTATCTTGATAACATCAGAATTTGTCAACGTAATCATGTATGAATGATGTACACTTAAAATAAGATCTTGCAATGATGGCTCATCCTCCATCTGGCTTATTTTAAGACCGATATTTCTACAAAACTCAAGGCTTAAATGTCTACCATGATTTTTTGAGTTATTATGCTCATTCAATTTCGACACAATTCTACTAATGACTTCCCGATCAGATTCAAAGTTTGCATCGAACATGCAACTTCCCAACCATTCCTCTAATAACTTTCCTGATAACTCTATGGCGTCAATTGCGGATTTCATGAAAGCCGCTGGATATTGTTGCAATTTAATTGCCCAATATTGGGCATTTTCTGGATGTTCCGCTAAATCTGCTTTTGCTTCCTCAAATTCCATTTTAATATTATATGCTGGAATCCCATTGAATTGAGGGTCAATTGGCCCTAAACTTGATTGACGCCCCATTATAATTTCTTTTGCTGAGCAAGCTATCATTGTTCCTGCTGACATAGCAAGTTGTGGAACAATCACTCTAATGTCATTATTGAACTTATCTCTTAAATAATTCACTATAGTTTCCGCCGCCGTTGGAGATCCCCCGGGTGTATGTAAGATCAAATCCAATCCCAAGGAACAATCCATCCCCCTGACTGCATTCATAAACCCCGTCATATCAATGTCCGCAATCTCAATACCATCTGCACTCTTAGTAAGAAAGGACGAATAATACGCAATTGTATTTCGTTTTGTATATTCTGAAAGTTGTCTAAGATACTTTGTCCTTACATAATCATATTGCGACTTTGTCGAATGTACCTCATCCAGTATTTCATTCCATCCAGGCATTTTTATACCCTCCGCACATATTTTCTTTTATTCTACACCAAATATTTCCATTTTTCAACAAAAACGCCCCATATTTCTACAGGACGCCTTGGAAAAATTGTATTTTGGGGGAGATCAGCGACCAACACAGATAATGCCAGCCGCTGAAAATCGGAACACCGGGAATCGAACCCGGTACATCACGGAATCATCCGGTTACTCTACAAATGAGCTATATTCCGAATAAGACCCGGGGTCCGAAGATCACCCGGGTACGTTCTGTGTTTATGTGACATAGGAATGCTCGGTATATAATGTGCCTACCCCATTCTGGGACCCAGTCACATATCCTGCAGGTGCCTACTGCCTATTGTGCAGCGGCGAAACAA
This window encodes:
- a CDS encoding type II toxin-antitoxin system HicA family toxin → MKRRILIKKLEEAGFEFKEHGGNHDTYKRGSDTEQVPRHTEINEITAKKILKKWGLK
- a CDS encoding serine protease — translated: MPGWNEILDEVHSTKSQYDYVRTKYLRQLSEYTKRNTIAYYSSFLTKSADGIEIADIDMTGFMNAVRGMDCSLGLDLILHTPGGSPTAAETIVNYLRDKFNNDIRVIVPQLAMSAGTMIACSAKEIIMGRQSSLGPIDPQFNGIPAYNIKMEFEEAKADLAEHPENAQYWAIKLQQYPAAFMKSAIDAIELSGKLLEEWLGSCMFDANFESDREVISRIVSKLNEHNNSKNHGRHLSLEFCRNIGLKISQMEDEPSLQDLILSVHHSYMITLTNSDVIKIIENHDNKAYIAHFSGA